In the Cydia splendana chromosome 2, ilCydSple1.2, whole genome shotgun sequence genome, one interval contains:
- the LOC134804447 gene encoding uncharacterized protein LOC134804447: MAATDGQVVVAASRWSDEGNYLREYVAKYRLPNVAKIIKGQYGGLGVPTLPSPSLQSTALLVSAGKSKKIIAQAIKLKEGRRMVSVGPRIAIPDTYKGYFELLSEEGRAVRCIESVAELARRRLDDGCLVREPIRVICGKTDLEGTVTADGARNLPAGEVIMPRGETYLGKNKYLKCTDSKGDVVLLSLDQRGKFSAVAKEENISGVHTAKTLLTKRLPITVRLVHGSPPRGLKSSNHFVPEIRLLSMFEEEHVFALPLQKEGNALVALPLAAPIKMLRCKNEEQIKNFMEFSRLVEKCNRLLVEVVDRIHVLDGKLGDPKRLLNAPLHAPPLLKTGYFLRRSASSDTANQHKHLSRHSHIYSSHRDENSIPDENEEIDRIYDYVRGFAPLPKNIKASYTNEPTQKHETAPSSPAATPIHMPLITEIKPEPPPIETIPSKKPLNQKAEKRTRKTAVTTKEVPITVYKEKCSIAPAPNLPKLYIKNGISNNKSRMVFRQKSNSPTKESPSPIASPIRPLTKGDSPIFNIRYKSLSNIHQAMELDGTLDSSHSGGRTSGDSGNGPKLPEKRSRKLSRPKSLTNLVWEMKGCPVETVEKPKVRSKNEGYKKIGNKLSLGAQKRVPTLYL; this comes from the coding sequence ATGGCAGCCACGGACGGCCAAGTCGTAGTCGCAGCATCCCGCTGGTCCGATGAAGGAAACTACCTCCGGGAGTACGTCGCTAAATACCGGCTGCCCAATGTCGCCAAGATCATCAAGGGACAGTACGGCGGGCTTGGCGTGCCCACTTTGCCAAGCCCTAGTCTACAGAGCACTGCCTTGCTTGTTTCAGCTGGAAAGAGCAAGAAGATAATAGCGCAAGCCATCAAACTAAAAGAAGGAAGACGAATGGTCAGTGTCGGACCACGGATCGCCATCCCAGATACATACAAAGGCTATTTTGAGTTACTTAGCGAGGAAGGGAGAGCAGTCAGATGCATAGAATCTGTAGCAGAACTAGCTAGGAGAAGACTCGATGATGGTTGTCTTGTCAGGGAACCTATCAGAGTAATTTGTGGTAAAACTGACTTAGAAGGAACGGTGACCGCCGACGGTGCAAGAAATTTACCAGCAGGTGAAGTCATCATGCCTAGAGGGGAAACATACTTAgggaaaaacaaatatttaaagtGTACGGATTCCAAAGGAGACGTCGTTCTTCTCAGTTTAGATCAAAGAGGAAAATTCTCTGCCGTCGCCAAGGAAGAAAATATAAGTGGGGTTCATACTGCAAAAACATTACTGACAAAACGGCTGCCTATTACTGTGAGACTTGTGCATGGTTCCCCTCCTAGAGGCTTAAAAAGTTCAAACCATTTTGTCCCAGAAATTCGACTCCTATCTATGTTCGAAGAAGAGCACGTTTTCGCCTTACCGTTGCAAAAAGAAGGAAACGCATTAGTAGCTTTGCCTTTAGCTGCACCAATCAAAATGTTGAGATGCAAAAACGAAGAACAGATAAAAAACTTTATGGAATTTTCTAGGCTCGTCGAAAAATGTAATCGCTTGTTAGTCGAAGTGGTTGACAGGATTCACGTATTAGATGGAAAACTGGGTGATCCTAAAAGGCTTTTGAATGCTCCTCTTCATGCACCACCGTTACTTAAAACTGGTTATTTCTTACGGAGAAGTGCATCTTCAGACACGGCCAATCAACACAAACATTTGTCTAGGCATAGCCATATTTACAGTAGCCACAGAGATGAGAATAGCATTCCTGATGAGAACGAAGAAATCGATCGGATCTACGATTACGTACGAGGCTTCGCTCCTCTTCCTAAGAACATAAAAGCATCTTACACAAATGAACCAACTCAAAAACACGAAACTGCTCCATCTTCCCCTGCAGCTACGCCTATCCACATGCCTTTAATAACGGAAATTAAACCCGAGCCACCTCCAATAGAAACTATTCCATCCAAAAAACCTCTAAATCAGAAAGCAGAGAAGAGGACACGAAAAACTGCCGTAACCACAAAAGAAGTTCCCATAACAGTTTATAAAGAAAAATGTTCCATCGCTCCAGCGCCGAACCTCCCTAAATTGTATATCAAAAATGGTATCAGTAATAATAAAAGTAGGATGGTTTTCAGACAGAAAAGCAACTCACCGACTAAAGAGTCTCCTAGTCCTATAGCTAGTCCAATCAGACCGTTAACGAAAGGCGATTCCCCGATCTTCAATATTAGGTATAAGAGTCTTTCAAACATTCATCAAGCTATGGAACTTGATGGCACCCTAGATTCGAGCCACTCAGGAGGTCGGACATCCGGGGACTCGGGAAATGGTCCCAAGCTTCCCGAAAAGAGATCAAGGAAACTTAGCAGGCCTAAATCTCTCACCAACCTGGTTTGGGAAATGAAAGGTTGTCCGGTAGAGACAGTAGAGAAGCCTAAGGTTCGGAGTAAAAATGAAGGGTACAAGAAGATCGGAAACAAGTTGTCCCTAGGAGCACAGAAGAGAGTACCGACGTTGTATCTCTAA